A stretch of the Vibrio sp. HB236076 genome encodes the following:
- a CDS encoding metalloregulator ArsR/SmtB family transcription factor: protein MLPHQFFKLLSDETRVRCLLLIAREEQVCVGEIAKALDESQPKVSRHLALLRSSGVVLDTREGLWVFYRLADDLPGWMRRQIEDLVNSQCLTAQYQQDIQRLAQMKQQDNCCA from the coding sequence ATGCTACCTCATCAATTTTTTAAATTATTGTCAGATGAAACTCGGGTGAGATGTTTGTTGCTGATTGCCAGAGAAGAGCAGGTCTGTGTGGGTGAGATAGCAAAGGCCTTAGATGAAAGTCAGCCAAAAGTGTCTCGTCACCTAGCGCTGTTGCGTTCGAGTGGTGTGGTGCTTGATACCCGTGAAGGGCTTTGGGTGTTTTATCGCTTGGCGGATGATTTGCCCGGTTGGATGCGCCGTCAAATTGAAGATTTGGTCAACTCTCAATGTTTAACCGCACAATACCAACAAGATATTCAACGTTTAGCACAAATGAAGCAGCAAGATAATTGCTGTGCGTAG
- a CDS encoding ArsJ-associated glyceraldehyde-3-phosphate dehydrogenase — MSIKVGINGFGRIGRLALRASFDWPEVEFVQINDVAGDAATLAHLLEFDSVQGRWHHEVTSDGNSMIIDGNVIATTQQKDIDAVDWSNCDVVIEATGKHRKSEFLNKYLAQGVKRVVVSAPVKEEGIANIVVGVNDAIFDPAQHRIVTAASCTTNCIAPVVKVIHEKLGIEQSAFTTIHDLTNTQTILDAPHKDLRRARACGMSLIPTTTGSAKAIVEIFPELAGKINGHAVRVPLANASLTDIIFDVKQDTSVEEVNALLKEASENELKGILGFEARPLVSIDYKGDQRSTIVDAQSTMVVGKRMVKIYAWYDNEMGYATRTAELVRKVGQA, encoded by the coding sequence ATGTCTATTAAAGTCGGAATTAATGGTTTTGGTCGCATTGGTCGTTTGGCGTTAAGAGCGTCATTTGATTGGCCAGAAGTCGAATTCGTTCAAATCAACGATGTCGCAGGTGACGCGGCTACGTTAGCGCATTTATTGGAGTTCGACTCAGTTCAAGGCCGTTGGCACCACGAAGTGACCAGCGATGGCAACAGTATGATCATCGATGGTAACGTGATCGCGACCACGCAACAAAAAGACATCGATGCCGTTGACTGGTCAAACTGCGATGTGGTGATTGAAGCAACAGGTAAACACCGCAAATCCGAATTTTTAAACAAGTACCTCGCTCAAGGTGTCAAACGCGTTGTGGTTTCGGCTCCGGTTAAAGAAGAAGGCATCGCCAACATCGTGGTGGGTGTCAACGATGCGATTTTTGACCCAGCACAACACCGCATTGTCACTGCCGCGTCTTGTACGACAAACTGTATTGCCCCGGTTGTGAAAGTGATTCACGAAAAATTGGGTATTGAGCAATCGGCTTTCACCACGATTCACGATTTGACCAACACGCAAACCATTTTGGATGCGCCCCATAAAGATCTTCGCCGTGCCCGCGCATGTGGTATGAGCCTTATCCCAACCACCACCGGGTCTGCAAAAGCGATTGTTGAAATTTTCCCTGAGCTTGCCGGTAAAATTAACGGTCATGCCGTTCGCGTTCCTTTGGCGAACGCTTCGCTTACCGATATTATTTTCGATGTTAAGCAAGACACCAGCGTAGAAGAAGTCAACGCACTGCTCAAAGAAGCATCAGAAAACGAACTTAAAGGCATTCTTGGTTTTGAAGCCCGTCCTTTGGTTTCAATTGATTATAAAGGCGATCAGCGTTCTACTATCGTTGATGCGCAATCGACTATGGTTGTCGGCAAACGCATGGTCAAAATCTACGCGTGGTACGACAACGAAATGGGCTATGCAACGCGCACGGCTGAGTTAGTTCGCAAAGTTGGTCAGGCATAA
- the pstA gene encoding phosphate ABC transporter permease PstA encodes MLSQSLPLERIVDKNKRADRIVATVGITILLIALSLLVSVFGQLLYEGFPRLFDANLYTNFPSRHAEKAGILSAWVGTSLVMLVTACIAIPFGVAAGLYLEEYAPKNWLTNIIEINVSNLAGVPSIIYGLLALGLFIYGFGLGESIITAGLVLALLILPVIIVATREAIRSIPQELREAAYGLGADQWQTVRMYILPAARPGILTGTIVGLARAIGEAAPVITIGALTFIAFLPTSPFQGEFPFINFEWLSSPFTLMPIQLFNWVSRPQAEFHVNAAATGVVLMAMTIMMNGIAIYIRYRLRRNLK; translated from the coding sequence ATGTTAAGCCAAAGTTTACCGTTAGAGCGCATTGTCGATAAAAACAAACGCGCGGATAGAATTGTCGCCACCGTCGGCATTACCATTTTGCTGATCGCCTTATCCTTGCTGGTGAGTGTATTTGGCCAGCTGTTATACGAAGGTTTTCCGCGCTTATTTGATGCCAATCTGTACACCAACTTCCCTTCGCGTCACGCGGAAAAGGCCGGAATTTTATCGGCTTGGGTTGGCACCAGCTTGGTGATGTTAGTCACCGCGTGTATCGCCATTCCTTTTGGTGTCGCTGCCGGTCTGTATTTGGAAGAATACGCGCCCAAAAACTGGTTAACCAACATCATTGAAATCAATGTCAGCAACTTGGCCGGTGTCCCGTCGATTATTTATGGCTTATTGGCTTTGGGCCTGTTTATTTATGGATTTGGTCTTGGCGAAAGCATTATTACCGCAGGTTTGGTTCTCGCGCTTTTGATTTTGCCTGTCATTATCGTTGCCACCCGTGAGGCGATTCGCAGTATTCCTCAAGAATTGCGTGAAGCGGCTTATGGCCTTGGCGCGGATCAATGGCAAACGGTACGTATGTACATTTTGCCTGCGGCTCGCCCTGGCATTTTAACCGGCACCATCGTCGGACTGGCCCGTGCAATTGGCGAAGCGGCTCCGGTCATCACCATTGGCGCGTTAACCTTTATTGCCTTCTTACCGACCTCTCCGTTCCAAGGGGAATTTCCTTTTATTAACTTCGAATGGCTATCAAGCCCTTTTACCTTGATGCCAATTCAATTGTTTAACTGGGTATCACGCCCACAAGCTGAATTTCACGTTAATGCTGCAGCGACCGGCGTCGTACTAATGGCCATGACCATTATGATGAATGGTATCGCTATTTACATCCGCTACCGTCTACGCCGTAATCTAAAATAA
- a CDS encoding PstS family phosphate ABC transporter substrate-binding protein has protein sequence MKHTLTAALVGAALFSVANSASARDLVKIDGSSTVFPITEAVAEEFQIAEKGKTMVTVGISGTGGGFKKFCRGETDISDASRPIKDSERKLCAENGVEFIELPAALDALTVVVNPENDWAKQLTIKELQKAWEPAAQGKITSWNQLNPNFPDQPLKLFGPGTDSGTYDYFVEAVVDGKSSRGDYTASEDDNIIVQGISNDKNGLGYFGLAYYEENKDKLKAVPISWKGGEAVAPSLETAKNATYQPLSRPIFIYVSKKSADEKPYVDRFVKFYMDEHKAPELVKEVGYVPLPEQAYKQAQKNFEMRRTGTVFHGAEIGVGIEELLKREPK, from the coding sequence ATGAAACACACTTTAACTGCCGCGCTTGTTGGTGCTGCTCTGTTTTCTGTAGCGAATAGCGCTAGCGCTCGTGATTTAGTGAAAATCGATGGGTCAAGTACTGTTTTTCCTATCACTGAGGCGGTTGCTGAAGAGTTCCAAATTGCGGAAAAAGGCAAAACCATGGTAACCGTGGGAATTTCAGGTACCGGCGGTGGCTTTAAAAAATTCTGCCGTGGCGAAACCGACATTTCTGATGCATCACGACCAATTAAAGATTCAGAGCGCAAACTGTGTGCTGAAAACGGTGTTGAATTCATCGAACTACCCGCAGCGCTTGATGCCCTGACCGTGGTGGTTAACCCAGAAAATGACTGGGCAAAGCAGTTGACAATTAAAGAGCTGCAAAAAGCTTGGGAACCGGCTGCACAAGGAAAAATCACGTCTTGGAACCAGTTAAACCCGAACTTCCCTGATCAACCGCTAAAACTGTTTGGCCCAGGGACCGATTCTGGTACTTACGATTACTTCGTTGAAGCGGTTGTCGATGGCAAATCAAGCCGTGGTGATTACACCGCAAGTGAAGATGACAATATCATCGTGCAAGGCATTTCCAACGACAAAAATGGCCTTGGCTACTTTGGTCTTGCTTATTACGAAGAAAACAAAGACAAGCTAAAAGCCGTGCCAATCAGCTGGAAAGGCGGTGAAGCGGTCGCCCCTAGCCTAGAAACGGCTAAAAATGCAACCTATCAACCTCTTTCTCGTCCTATCTTTATCTACGTAAGCAAAAAGTCAGCGGACGAAAAACCCTATGTTGACCGTTTCGTTAAGTTTTACATGGACGAGCACAAAGCGCCTGAGCTAGTCAAAGAAGTGGGTTATGTGCCACTGCCTGAACAAGCTTACAAACAAGCGCAAAAGAACTTCGAAATGCGTCGTACTGGTACGGTTTTCCACGGTGCTGAAATCGGTGTTGGTATCGAAGAGCTACTAAAACGCGAGCCAAAATAA
- a CDS encoding cyclin-dependent kinase inhibitor 3 family protein, which translates to MTHPTWELPLENQAALILTPCPGTKELALVDSVAQLKAQGVSVVVTALSQQEMDAKSVGDLPQVVEQAGMTWCHAPIEDDKAPGAEFQAQWQAMMPTLEAALAKGEKIAMHCMGGSGRTGLLAAHLLLEKGWQLDEIITQVQALRPGAFTKQDQVTYIQQVAQQ; encoded by the coding sequence ATGACACATCCTACTTGGGAACTGCCATTAGAAAACCAAGCGGCATTGATTTTAACCCCTTGCCCTGGCACCAAAGAATTAGCCTTAGTCGACAGCGTCGCTCAGTTAAAAGCGCAAGGCGTGAGTGTGGTTGTGACGGCTTTGAGTCAACAAGAGATGGACGCCAAATCCGTTGGTGATTTACCGCAAGTGGTCGAACAAGCGGGTATGACCTGGTGTCACGCGCCGATCGAAGATGACAAAGCTCCTGGCGCTGAGTTTCAAGCGCAATGGCAAGCCATGATGCCCACTCTTGAAGCGGCATTGGCAAAAGGCGAAAAAATCGCAATGCACTGCATGGGGGGCTCTGGCCGTACCGGTTTGCTTGCCGCCCATTTGCTGTTGGAAAAAGGGTGGCAACTTGATGAGATCATCACTCAAGTACAAGCCCTTAGACCAGGGGCGTTTACCAAACAAGATCAAGTCACTTATATTCAGCAAGTGGCGCAACAATAA
- the arsJ gene encoding organoarsenical effux MFS transporter ArsJ produces the protein MLSQLSASVRQYMLVTFNYWNFTITDGALRMLIVLYFYDLGYSTLEIASLFLFYEFFGVVTNLIGGWLGARLGLNRTMNVGLAMQIFALAMLALPPAWLTIPWVMAAQALSGIAKDLNKMSAKSSIKTLVPDEAQGALYKWIAILTGSKNALKGVGFFIGGALLATIGFQYAVAAMALVLVLVFIGSVMGLKSDLGKAKTKPKFSEIFSKSRSVNILSAARLFLFGARDVWFVIALPIYLGSVFGWDHSMVGGFLALWVIGYGFVQGIAPKITGRTKDSAPDGKAAILWSLLLSVVTGVIAYAVQQNWYPEVVIIVGLLIFGAVFAVNSSLHSYLIVSYAKGDGVSMDVGFYYMANAMGRLIGTVLSGWVFQEWGFVACLWVSFAFLVATFVISFWLPNEKRATVMS, from the coding sequence ATGCTTTCTCAACTCAGTGCCAGTGTTCGTCAATACATGCTAGTTACGTTCAACTACTGGAACTTTACTATCACCGATGGCGCTTTGCGCATGTTGATTGTGCTGTATTTCTACGACTTGGGCTACAGCACGTTAGAAATTGCCTCACTGTTCCTTTTTTACGAATTTTTTGGGGTCGTTACCAACTTGATCGGCGGATGGCTCGGAGCGCGTCTGGGGTTAAATCGGACCATGAATGTTGGCTTGGCGATGCAAATTTTTGCCCTGGCGATGCTGGCCCTGCCGCCGGCTTGGTTGACGATACCTTGGGTCATGGCCGCTCAGGCGCTGTCGGGTATCGCTAAAGACCTCAATAAAATGAGTGCCAAGAGTTCGATCAAAACCTTGGTCCCCGACGAGGCACAAGGCGCATTATACAAATGGATTGCCATTTTAACCGGCTCAAAAAATGCCTTAAAAGGGGTGGGTTTCTTTATTGGTGGTGCATTGCTAGCGACCATTGGCTTCCAGTATGCCGTTGCCGCGATGGCTTTGGTCTTGGTCTTGGTGTTTATTGGCAGTGTGATGGGGCTCAAATCGGATTTGGGCAAGGCCAAAACGAAACCAAAATTTTCTGAAATTTTTTCTAAGTCACGCAGTGTCAACATCTTGTCTGCGGCGCGCCTGTTTTTATTTGGTGCCCGCGATGTGTGGTTTGTGATTGCTCTACCGATCTATTTGGGGTCGGTGTTTGGTTGGGATCACAGCATGGTTGGCGGCTTTTTGGCCCTGTGGGTGATTGGTTATGGTTTTGTTCAGGGGATCGCGCCCAAAATCACGGGCCGAACGAAAGACTCGGCGCCGGATGGCAAAGCGGCTATTTTATGGTCCTTGTTGCTTTCTGTTGTCACTGGGGTGATTGCGTATGCCGTACAGCAAAACTGGTATCCAGAGGTCGTCATCATAGTTGGGCTATTAATTTTTGGCGCCGTGTTTGCTGTCAATTCCTCTTTGCACTCGTATCTGATTGTGAGCTACGCCAAAGGCGATGGCGTGTCGATGGACGTGGGCTTTTATTACATGGCCAATGCAATGGGGCGTTTGATTGGTACTGTGCTCTCTGGTTGGGTATTCCAAGAGTGGGGCTTTGTCGCCTGTTTGTGGGTCTCTTTTGCCTTCCTGGTCGCAACCTTTGTGATTTCTTTTTGGCTGCCAAATGAAAAAAGAGCGACGGTGATGTCGTGA
- the pstC gene encoding phosphate ABC transporter permease subunit PstC, which translates to MRASEAFLKRRAFWNNLSRTLLMLAAFASVFVTLGIVYVLVSESLPFFKHVAISDFLTDTQWTPMFENAHFGVMTLVSATITVAGIALAVAIPAGIGLAIYLSEFASNRVRETVKPFLELLEGVPTVVYGFFALLFLTPLLQTFIPGLSGFNLLAPGLVMGIMILPYTASVSEDAMRSVPMHLREAGYALGYSRFKVAMHIVIPAALSGITAACILGMSRAVGETMVVAIAAGQNPNFGFDPTEGAATITSFIVQMAMGDLPHGTIAYQSVFAAGLILFIITLIFNVIGFFLRTRFREVY; encoded by the coding sequence ATGAGAGCCAGTGAGGCCTTTTTAAAACGCCGCGCGTTTTGGAACAATCTGAGCCGCACGTTATTAATGCTGGCGGCGTTTGCTTCCGTGTTTGTCACATTAGGCATCGTTTATGTGTTAGTTTCTGAGTCACTGCCCTTTTTCAAACACGTTGCCATCAGTGACTTTTTAACCGACACCCAATGGACTCCGATGTTTGAAAATGCCCACTTTGGTGTGATGACTCTCGTCTCAGCCACGATCACCGTTGCCGGCATCGCACTGGCCGTTGCCATTCCAGCCGGGATTGGCTTGGCCATTTACCTCAGTGAGTTTGCCTCTAATCGCGTCCGTGAAACGGTAAAACCTTTCCTTGAGCTACTCGAAGGGGTACCGACGGTTGTGTATGGTTTCTTTGCATTGTTATTTTTAACCCCCTTACTGCAAACCTTTATTCCTGGCCTTTCGGGTTTCAACCTACTGGCACCTGGCCTAGTGATGGGAATTATGATTTTGCCCTACACCGCGTCTGTAAGTGAAGATGCGATGCGCTCTGTGCCGATGCACTTGCGCGAAGCGGGCTATGCGCTGGGCTACTCGCGCTTTAAAGTTGCCATGCACATTGTCATTCCCGCAGCGTTATCGGGTATTACGGCGGCCTGTATTTTGGGGATGTCGCGCGCAGTCGGTGAAACCATGGTCGTCGCTATCGCCGCAGGGCAAAACCCCAACTTTGGTTTTGACCCAACAGAAGGCGCGGCAACCATTACTTCCTTTATCGTGCAAATGGCAATGGGCGATCTTCCCCATGGCACCATTGCTTATCAATCGGTTTTTGCTGCCGGCTTAATCTTATTTATTATTACGCTGATTTTTAACGTGATCGGCTTCTTCCTTCGCACTCGTTTCAGAGAGGTTTACTAA